From Scophthalmus maximus strain ysfricsl-2021 chromosome 14, ASM2237912v1, whole genome shotgun sequence, one genomic window encodes:
- the si:ch73-390b10.2 gene encoding Golgi pH regulator isoform X1, with amino-acid sequence MSFLVDSVIMFTSQVLFFGFGWLFFMRQLFKDYEVRQYVVQVVFSVTFAFSCTMFELIIFEILGALSSNSRYFHWKLNLYVILLVLIFVVPFYIGYFVVSNIRLLQRQKLLFACMVWFTFMYFFWKLGDPFPILSPKHGILSIEQLISRVGVIGVTLMALLSGFGAVNCPYTYMSYFLRNVTDSDILALERRLLQTMDMIISKKKRIAMTRRQMYQRGEDQNKQTGFWGMIKSVTSTQTGSENLSLIQQEVDALEELSRQLFLETVDLQATKERIEYSKTFQGKYFNFLGYFFSIYCVWKIFMATINIVFDRVGKTDPVTRGIEITVNYLGIQFDVKFWSQHISFILVGIIIVTSIRGLLITLTKFFYAISSSKSSNVIVLVLAQIMGMYFVSSVLLMRMSMPLEYRSIVTEVLGELQFNFYHRWFDVIFLVSALSSILFLYLAHKQAPEKHMAL; translated from the exons ATGTCTTTCCTGGTGGACTCGGTCATCATGTTCACCTCACAG GTGCTGTTCTTTGGATTCGGCTGGTTATTCTTCATGCGGCAACTGTTCAAAGACTACGAG GTGCGACAGTACGTCGTCCAAGTGGTTTTCTCCGTCACCTTTGCTTTTTCTTGTACCATGTTTGAGCTCATCATCTTTGAGATTCTGGGTGCCTTAAGTAGCAA TTCCAGGTATTTCCACTGGAAACTGAATCTGTATGTGATACTGCTGGTTCTAATCTTCGTGGTGCCTTTCTACATCGGCTACTTTGTTGTCAGCAACATACGGCTGT tgcagaGACAGAAGCTTCTATTTGCCTGTATGGTGTGGTTCACCTTCATGTACTTCTTCTGGAAACTTGGAGACCCATTTCCTATCCTCAGTCCAAAACACG GCATCCTGTCCATTGAGCAGCTCATCAGTCGTGTCGGTGTGATCGGGGTTACACTCATGGCTCTGCTGTCTGGCTTTGGTGCTGTTAACTGTCCTTACACGTACATGTCTTATTTCCTTAG aaatgtaacagACAGTGACATCCTTGCCCTGGAGAGACGGCTGCTCCAAACTATGGACATGATCATTAGCAAGAAGAAACG aATTGCAATGACAAGGAGGCAGATGTACCAGCGCGGGGAAGACCAGAACAAGCAGACAGGATTTTGGGGCATGATCAAGAGTGTTACCTCCACCCAAACAGGCAGCGAAA ACCTTTCTCTGATCCAACAGGAAGTCGATGCTCTGGAAGAGCTGAGTCGACAACTCTTTCTGGAGACTGTGGACCTGCAAGCTACCAAG GAGCGAATTGAGTACTCGAAGACCTTCCAGGGGAAATACTTCAACTTCCTTGGCTATTTCTTTTCCATCTATTGCGTTTGGAAAATCTTCATG GCCACCATAAACATTGTGTTCGACCGAGTTGGGAAGACAGATCCAGTGACGAGGGGCATTGAAATTACAGTGAACTACTTGGGTATCCAGTTTGat GTAAAGTTTTGGTCTCAACACATCTCTTTCATTCTGGTGGGAATAATAATCGTAACATCCATACGTGGCTTACTCATCACCCTCACCAAG TTCTTCTACGCAATATCAAGCAGCAAGTCTTCTAATGTCATAGTGCTTGTCCTCGCTCAGATAATG GGGATGTATTTTGTATCATCTGTACTGCTGATGCGCATGAGCATGCCGCTGGAGTATCGCTCCATCGTGACTGAGGTTCTGGGAGAGCTGCAGTTCAACTTTTACCACCGCTGGTTTGACGTCATCTTCCTGGTCAGCGCCCTTTCAAGCATCCTCTTCCTTTATCTCGCCCACAAGCAGGCACCAGAGAAACACATGGCCCTCTGA
- the si:ch73-390b10.2 gene encoding Golgi pH regulator isoform X3 codes for MSFLVDSVIMFTSQVLFFGFGWLFFMRQLFKDYEVRQYVVQVVFSVTFAFSCTMFELIIFEILGALSSNSRYFHWKLNLYVILLVLIFVVPFYIGYFVVSNIRLLQRQKLLFACMVWFTFMYFFWKLGDPFPILSPKHGILSIEQLISRVGVIGVTLMALLSGFGAVNCPYTYMSYFLRNVTDSDILALERRLLQTMDMIISKKKRIAMTRRQMYQRGEDQNKQTGFWGMIKSVTSTQTGSENLSLIQQEVDALEELSRQLFLETVDLQATKERIEYSKTFQGKYFNFLGYFFSIYCVWKIFMATINIVFDRVGKTDPVTRGIEITVNYLGIQFDVKFWSQHISFILVGIIIVTSIRGLLITLTK; via the exons ATGTCTTTCCTGGTGGACTCGGTCATCATGTTCACCTCACAG GTGCTGTTCTTTGGATTCGGCTGGTTATTCTTCATGCGGCAACTGTTCAAAGACTACGAG GTGCGACAGTACGTCGTCCAAGTGGTTTTCTCCGTCACCTTTGCTTTTTCTTGTACCATGTTTGAGCTCATCATCTTTGAGATTCTGGGTGCCTTAAGTAGCAA TTCCAGGTATTTCCACTGGAAACTGAATCTGTATGTGATACTGCTGGTTCTAATCTTCGTGGTGCCTTTCTACATCGGCTACTTTGTTGTCAGCAACATACGGCTGT tgcagaGACAGAAGCTTCTATTTGCCTGTATGGTGTGGTTCACCTTCATGTACTTCTTCTGGAAACTTGGAGACCCATTTCCTATCCTCAGTCCAAAACACG GCATCCTGTCCATTGAGCAGCTCATCAGTCGTGTCGGTGTGATCGGGGTTACACTCATGGCTCTGCTGTCTGGCTTTGGTGCTGTTAACTGTCCTTACACGTACATGTCTTATTTCCTTAG aaatgtaacagACAGTGACATCCTTGCCCTGGAGAGACGGCTGCTCCAAACTATGGACATGATCATTAGCAAGAAGAAACG aATTGCAATGACAAGGAGGCAGATGTACCAGCGCGGGGAAGACCAGAACAAGCAGACAGGATTTTGGGGCATGATCAAGAGTGTTACCTCCACCCAAACAGGCAGCGAAA ACCTTTCTCTGATCCAACAGGAAGTCGATGCTCTGGAAGAGCTGAGTCGACAACTCTTTCTGGAGACTGTGGACCTGCAAGCTACCAAG GAGCGAATTGAGTACTCGAAGACCTTCCAGGGGAAATACTTCAACTTCCTTGGCTATTTCTTTTCCATCTATTGCGTTTGGAAAATCTTCATG GCCACCATAAACATTGTGTTCGACCGAGTTGGGAAGACAGATCCAGTGACGAGGGGCATTGAAATTACAGTGAACTACTTGGGTATCCAGTTTGat GTAAAGTTTTGGTCTCAACACATCTCTTTCATTCTGGTGGGAATAATAATCGTAACATCCATACGTGGCTTACTCATCACCCTCACCAAG tag
- the pdzk1 gene encoding Na(+)/H(+) exchange regulatory cofactor NHE-RF3 produces the protein MAGYKPKVISLTKRPGQTFGFFLRVEHGEEGHLVRCLEMGGPAELAGIKDGDRIIRVNGTFTDELSHSVVVDLVRNSGASVTFHILDEASYKQAKAQGVNLSKPQSAPVANGVTKQAPKPKLCYLVKSSSEYGFSLRSVKGQQGLFMTEVIPGSVADRAGVKVNDRLMEVNGENIEDSTHDQVVDKIRLAGSSFMFLLVDEETDRYYQNKHMKIEARLATANHLPHKPCLIKMTKGPDGYGFLLKEEPKRRGHFIREIDRGSPAERAGLKDMDRLVAVDSQEVDSCSHEQVVDRIRQSGNNCCLLVVDKDADRMFEQGKVSPMLFWDDMKDSNSPPSYTEAINLPAPVQPSTPVQKREEELKPKLCKMEKTPVGYGFHLNGIQGVYGHYVKVVKGGAADRAGLEDEDIVIEVNGVNVEQSSHEEAVEIIRNSGSSLEMLVANRSVYEQVKAKDATITRPLPGETFNVQVHTADTPESSDEGKHREEARPETPTEQARERISSVSSTSSEDGVDERL, from the exons ATGGCTGGTTACAAGCCGAAGGTGATTTCTCTAACCAAGAGGCCGGGTCAGACGTTTGGCTTCTTTCTGAGGGTGGAACATGGCGAGGAGGGTCACCTGGTTCGCTGCCTCGAAATGGGAGGTCCAGCAGAACTAGCTGGCATTAAAGACGGAGACCGCATCATCCGGGTCAATGGGACATTTACTGATGAACTGTCCCATTCGGTG GTGGTGGACCTGGTGAGAAACAGCGGAGCATCCGTTACGTTCCACATCCTGGACGAAGCATCCTACAAGCAAGCAAAAGCACAGGGAGTTAACCTGTCCAAGCCTCAGAGTGCACCAGTCGCCAACGGTGTGACCAAACAGGCTCCAAAACCCAAACTCTGCTACCTGGTCAAGTCCAGCTCAGAATATGGGTTTTCACTTCGTTCAGTCAAAG GTCAGCAGGGTTTGTTCATGACAGAGGTGATCCCAGGAAGCGTGGCTGACAGAGCCGGGGTCAAAGTCAACGACCGTCTGATGGAAGTCAACGGAGAGAACATAGAAGACTCCACGCACGACCAAGTTGTGGACAAGATCAGGCTGGCGGGCAGCAGcttcatgttcctgttggtTGATGAAGAAACAGACAGGTACTATCAGAACAAGCATATGAAGATAGAAGCAAGGCTAGCGACAGCAAATCACCTCCCTCACAAGCCATGCTTAATCAAAATGACCAAAGGACCGGATGGATATGGCTTCCTGCTCAAGGAGGAGCCCAAGCGGAGAG GACACTTCATCCGGGAGATAGACAGAGGCAGCCCAGCAGAAAGGGCAGGCCTGAAGGACATGGACAGACTGGTGGCTGTGGACAGCCAGGAGGTGGACAGCTGCAGCCATGAGCAGGTGGTGGACAGGATCCGGCAGAGTGGCAACAACTGCTGCCTCCTGGTGGTGGACAAAGACGCGGATCGAATGTTTGAGCAG GGGAAAGTGTCTCCAATGCTTTTCTGGGACGATATGAAGGATTCCAATTCACCACCCAGTTACACAGAGGCCATCAATTTACCTGCTCCTGTCCAACCGTCCACGCCTGTtcagaagagggaagaggagctcAAACCCAAACTCTGTAAGATGGAGAAGACCCCAGTAGGGTATGGCTTTCATCTTAATGGCATCCAAGGCGTGTATGGACACTACGTCAAG GTGGTGAAGGGTGGAGCAGCCGACAGGGCAGGCCTGGAGGATGAGGACATTGTGATAGAGGTGAACGGGGTGAACGTGGAACAGAGCAGCCACGAGGAGGCGGTGGAGATTATCCGCAACAGTGGCAGCTCTCTGGAGATGCTGGTGGCCAACAGGAGCGTCTATGAGCAGGTCAAGGCTAAAGACGCGACCATCACTCGCCCGCTGCCCGGGGAAACATTCAATGTTCAAGTTCACACGGCAGACACTCCGGAGAGCAGCGACGAGGGGAAACATCGTGAGGAGGCCAGACCTGAAACCCCAACTGAACAAGCACGAGAGAGG atCTCATCAGTGTCGTCAACTTCATCTGAAGACGGTGTCGATGAGAGACTCTGA
- the si:ch73-390b10.2 gene encoding Golgi pH regulator isoform X2, whose amino-acid sequence MSFLVDSVIMFTSQVLFFGFGWLFFMRQLFKDYEVRQYVVQVVFSVTFAFSCTMFELIIFEILGALSSNSRYFHWKLNLYVILLVLIFVVPFYIGYFVVSNIRLLQRQKLLFACMVWFTFMYFFWKLGDPFPILSPKHGILSIEQLISRVGVIGVTLMALLSGFGAVNCPYTYMSYFLRNVTDSDILALERRLLQTMDMIISKKKRIAMTRRQMYQRGEDQNKQTGFWGMIKSVTSTQTGSENLSLIQQEVDALEELSRQLFLETVDLQATKERIEYSKTFQGKYFNFLGYFFSIYCVWKIFMATINIVFDRVGKTDPVTRGIEITVNYLGIQFDVKFWSQHISFILVGIIIVTSIRGLLITLTKLLRNPSDRHTNRPTNGLL is encoded by the exons ATGTCTTTCCTGGTGGACTCGGTCATCATGTTCACCTCACAG GTGCTGTTCTTTGGATTCGGCTGGTTATTCTTCATGCGGCAACTGTTCAAAGACTACGAG GTGCGACAGTACGTCGTCCAAGTGGTTTTCTCCGTCACCTTTGCTTTTTCTTGTACCATGTTTGAGCTCATCATCTTTGAGATTCTGGGTGCCTTAAGTAGCAA TTCCAGGTATTTCCACTGGAAACTGAATCTGTATGTGATACTGCTGGTTCTAATCTTCGTGGTGCCTTTCTACATCGGCTACTTTGTTGTCAGCAACATACGGCTGT tgcagaGACAGAAGCTTCTATTTGCCTGTATGGTGTGGTTCACCTTCATGTACTTCTTCTGGAAACTTGGAGACCCATTTCCTATCCTCAGTCCAAAACACG GCATCCTGTCCATTGAGCAGCTCATCAGTCGTGTCGGTGTGATCGGGGTTACACTCATGGCTCTGCTGTCTGGCTTTGGTGCTGTTAACTGTCCTTACACGTACATGTCTTATTTCCTTAG aaatgtaacagACAGTGACATCCTTGCCCTGGAGAGACGGCTGCTCCAAACTATGGACATGATCATTAGCAAGAAGAAACG aATTGCAATGACAAGGAGGCAGATGTACCAGCGCGGGGAAGACCAGAACAAGCAGACAGGATTTTGGGGCATGATCAAGAGTGTTACCTCCACCCAAACAGGCAGCGAAA ACCTTTCTCTGATCCAACAGGAAGTCGATGCTCTGGAAGAGCTGAGTCGACAACTCTTTCTGGAGACTGTGGACCTGCAAGCTACCAAG GAGCGAATTGAGTACTCGAAGACCTTCCAGGGGAAATACTTCAACTTCCTTGGCTATTTCTTTTCCATCTATTGCGTTTGGAAAATCTTCATG GCCACCATAAACATTGTGTTCGACCGAGTTGGGAAGACAGATCCAGTGACGAGGGGCATTGAAATTACAGTGAACTACTTGGGTATCCAGTTTGat GTAAAGTTTTGGTCTCAACACATCTCTTTCATTCTGGTGGGAATAATAATCGTAACATCCATACGTGGCTTACTCATCACCCTCACCAAG ttgttGCGTAATCCTTCTGACAGACACACCAACCGACCTACAAATGGACTGCTGTGA